In Lolium rigidum isolate FL_2022 chromosome 3, APGP_CSIRO_Lrig_0.1, whole genome shotgun sequence, the genomic window CATTCATTTGATAAGTGTATGATATTGACTAGGAGTATATGATTTATCCAATGAAATGAACAATGTTTTATATTTACTGAACTGTGTGTCATACCAATTATGATCTAATAAAGTATAGGTGCAGTCACATTTTTGTATCAAACTAATACGACATATATTTCATACATTATTCAAATTTGTCAACAAATATTAGACTTAAGGTCAGACCGAGTGAGAAATTTTCAGCACCAAAATCACTATCCAAATTAGCATCCTCCCCAGATTGAAACAATATTTCCATCAAACGAACATTATATGTTTCACATATAGCTTCAGTAACATATTCGTACCCAATAGGAAAGAATTATGTATAGAATTCAATCCTTTTATGCATACAAACAATTCCGAATCGGCGCCTGGACCGTGTATTTCTCTCGATCAATAGATCTTTCTGAAGATCAATACATCTTTCTGAAGCTTCTGGTGAACGGATGCAGCCATGGGTAGGTTCAACAGATGTTTCCTGCAAAGGAATTGGAATATGTACATAGGGATGTTCTGAACTGTCATTGGAATTATTATTGGCACGCTGAGGTATCTCTGATAACTCGACAGGGAACTGTTATGTGACTGTGATGCTTTGTTCAGCAAACATGACACTTCTGGAGGTGTGCTGCAAATTGGAGGAGCTGCTGTGGGGGTAGTATTGACCTCCTTAATTGTTCCATGTGAAGAAGGGTCAGCTACACTTTTCGTTGGGAGCGGTTCGTGAGCAACACTTTTAGTTGTTCTCACTGTCTTCATAGTATGTGGAGATGCTGCGGCAGATTCATGTAAAGAAGATATTTTTTTATGGAGAGCAGAAATTGCTGAGGATCTTTCAGAATCAATCTTATGGATCTTCTGTTTGTAGGTCTCGTACATTTCTGCATGGATCTTGTCTCTTGATGTTGAATATTGCGCTTCAATTTGGTGCATTCCATCAAATAAAACCTACAATGTACGCAAATTTAGTTGTTCGAGCATAAGTACAAATAATTTGGTATTACGGGCTGCTGGCTGTTGGGTACATGGCTAACCTTTTGAACATCCACATTAGTATGGGCAGTACTACTGCAGCCATGTATGGATCTGGTGGGACGTCCATTTGGTGTGGCGGTCGTTACAAACTCTTCTCCATATGGTGAATCAGCAATCTGTACATCGCTCAAGGGGTCAGCCATTTTCGAAAGGTACACCATCATTTCCGAAAACAGAAGGTTTGAAGAGAAAGTGCAatatgatggaaagaaaaaaggcaCCTGTAGCTTGCCATACTCTGGACGACCAGATGAGCTGGACTTCAAATCAGACAAATCTAACAAGTCTAGCAACTCAGTAGTTACATATAGTACACGGGGGTATCCTCCGGGAACTTCCAATATTGGAGACTTAACCATATCAATATAAATGAGCTGCAATGAAATTGCCAACTATTAGTGATGCACTCGTCTATCATATGCAATATGGAAAATATTCATATGGTAAAGACTAACCAGCAGAACATGTACACATCCATGGACATTGACATTAACTGCCTTCGAGTCTCGATATTCCCGAATTCCTTCGATGAGAACATCAGCTACATGGTCGCACCAGTTCATATCCTTGATGAGGTCAACGTTGCTCACGATGGGTGAGTAGCCAAGGTTAATAAAGTGGCCACTAGATGGAGCAAAGTAAATACAGAGCACGTACAACATAAAGGATCTTTTAAATTGTACTGGGTCATGAGTAGCTATTAGTGACTCGTAATAGCCTTATAACTCAAACCCCTTGCACCTTTCTCATCCTTCATCTCTTTGTCCTCATCGGTGGGGTAAATGCACTTTGATTTGCCACGCTTGCTACGGGGCAAAGGTACAGGAAAAGGGCCATCAGGTATACCTAACAGCTTCTTCATAAGCTGTTTAATTGGGACTGTTCGGCCACGTACAGTCAGAGCTTGCTTCTTCCAACTGAAATGGCTCACTAACCACACTGTCAGATCTTTAGGAAGCCTACAATTTGGCATGGATAATAGAATACCGAAACCGAGTTCATCAACCCAATTCCTCTGATCTCTGTCTAGGGTCTTCAGCAGATCGAACAAAAGATGAGGGGAACATTTGAATCCAATATTCTGCTTGAAATATACAACCACATATGAGCATGCAACAAATAAAGCCAAAACAAGTAAATTACTGTTCTAATTTAGTGTACAAATGGTATTACAGAATGAGAAAACTAGAGCTAGAGTTTGTTTCCGTAGTAACACGGAGATTCGGAATATACGTGACACTATAGGTTCAGCTTTCACTTGCACGTAACAACTGTCTCGGCCACTGAATTTACTGAGATTCGGAATTTACTGAATTCTGTTCATCGGTTCGAACAATATGTTCACAAAAATTGCAATGAAATATCTCGGCCACTGAACGCAATTTCCGAGTTTTGTTATATAATATACAAAAATTGGTGTTCATATTGATTCCACCAATGAAATATCTCGGCCAATGAAATATCTCGGCCAATGAAATATCTCGGCCACTGAACACAAATTGATTCCACCACGGTGTTCCCTTTGACAATAAAACCTCTCCTACTCCTCATTGTCATTCTAATGCACGACAGTGCTTCCAGTTTGTATAACTTTTAATTAGGTTCAATTTGTATAACTCTACTGCATGGTTCTTAAAGATTATAACTGGGTTCAGTTTGTATAACTTATCAACCATGTTTCAAATATTGTATCAGTTTAAAATAAATGACAAAACATTCCAACGAAATATCATGTCATAGTTTCCCCAAATTTTATTAAGTCCCTAGAAGTTCCATATATCATTAACATATACTGCAATCATCTTTCATTCTTTTCATCATAATTTCAGTCCATTATAATTTTTAAGAAATAATCTGTAAAAGTTTAGCTCCTTTTTCACACATATTCCAGttatttttgttttttcacaCAAATATGATTCACACATGTTTCAGTTTTTCTAAAATAATTATAGTCCGCTTAAAATACCTCAAATTTATTggtgaataactgaaataaaatGATCAATATATTTTTCTAAGTATGGGTTCAGtaacatcttggtatcagatataTATGGCACATATTATATAGATGTCTTAGAAATTTGAATCATACCGAGAATGATTGAATTACATTTCCGAAATCAATTATATAGAAATATTTAAATAATTCTTCGTACAATCTCTTAAATAATATATAGAAATTCAGTTCGTTTTTTTCACACATAATCCAGATATTTTTTTTCCACACAAATATGATTCACACATAGTATTCGAGTTATATTTCTTAAAAAAAAAGAGTTtgaatttgttcaaaattttcaTAAAATATCTGCTATGTTATGTGAGCAAAGAAATATGGGTTGTATTTGGTGTAAGCATGGGTTCAGTCTTCAATAACATCTTGGTATCAAAGAAATATTGCAAATATTATGTATATTTAGTGAACATTTGGTACCAAAATACTACCCAATTACCATTCAGAAATCAATTGTCTATCACAGATGCAAGTATTATATCATGGATATAACTCCACTAAAATAATTTCTAAATCTGGGATTTTTTTTCTATTGGATTTTTACAAGGATTTCTGAACTGGGGCATCCCTTTTTTTGGTATATATTCCTAATATGTCTTAGAAATCCATCCCTTTATTTTTATGTAGAACACATTTTCCACAGATTCCTAATACTCTTGTATATTGCATGTTTATGACAACAACATAGcaacaattgaaatggaatgttcaaAGCTTAGGACTACCTTCATGACTGGACAGCTCAAATTGATATAAATCCTATGCACCTACCGGAACTAACAAATATAAGGACCACATAATGCTGCCGCTTCCAAATCTGAGGAATTTACAATACATATGTATTAAGACATTTACGGTGCTGCATATATTCGCAATGAGCATATGGACACATAGTGTGAGACAATCGTGTGGAAGCCAATCAGATATGAAAATGAACTCAGGATCTGGGACATATACACAAATATGGTAAAAAATCATACATGCATGGGAACTTGTAAAACTTATAAAATTTTAAATACAAGTGGCAATTACTAAGATAACTTACTACTTCGTTGCTCTATACGGTAATACTGAAGTTCGAACTAGCGTTGTGTTGTTAGGAGTTTTAATAAAGTCTTACGCCCAGTTTTCTTGTTTCTGAATACAGCACCACTAAAGTTCGTACTGGAGTCTGCTAGCAATCTGTGGTACTGAAACACTAAGGTTACCTGCTTCAACTTTTCATCCGGTTCTGGGACTTGTTGGTCATGGTTTTCCTTCTCTTCAGTGGCCTCTTCTCTGTTCCAGTGTGATTAACCATGTCCTCATGTTTCTTCTTTGGTGTGTTCCTGAATCGAAGATGAGGGGATGTTCTAGATGGCATCTCAAAATCGTCGTCGTCTAGATCCATTTTCTGACTGCCTCCTACGAGACACATAATCTAATAAATATGCAGCTGTAATGAAATGATTGCTGTGAAAATGAGAAACAGTTCAAACAACTGAATGAAATGTGTTGAAAAATATTGTTCCATACAACAAATTGTTTGAGACAGCAACCAATTGGAAGTTCCATATACAGTTGAACATTCTGAGTTATACATCTTTCATTTCAAGTGGGTTGGTTTAATATAATATACATGTCTTCAAATTAGTTATCTactcaaatgaaaaaaaaaaaatatcGAAAAAGCATAAAGTTAAGACAAGACACTCTCATTTGTTAGGAAAATCTATCCCAAGTACAAGCTATTCATAGTGCACCATAAATCATGTTGACAATTATtcataaaaaaattaaatacGTGCAAAAAAATTCAATTCATTTTGTTCACACAAATCCCAGATATATTATTTTGGTCACACATATGTGATTCACATTGATTCTAGGATTTGGTAATTATAAAGACAGGTATAGGTCGATTCAGACTTATCATATCAATCTTCTAGATATAATTGGTCTAACTAATAATACCGTAACATATTGGAAGCAGGGATGTATGGTACATGCCACATGTATTTACTGAATTCTGTTCATCGGTTGGAAAAATATGTTCAGAAAAAATGCAATGAACGCAAATTTCCGAGTGTTCATATTGTGTTTGTACTGTCTTCATACAGCAAACAAAACCAACAATTGAAAAAACCATGCTGAAAAGGTATATCTCATACAGGTCAGTACTATTCCTACAAGGTGATTGCTCAAACAACTGTTACATCGTTAGCACCTACTAAGAACTATTTTCACTTTAATTTGCTTGCATATGCACTCAAGGAGTACCCACTAATCCTCTACTGCCAGGTCAACTGGGTACAGGGAAATTAAGTGAATCCATCGATTCAGAGGTAAAGACACTCAACACTTCATTAAATTTGCACACCTGTACCTAGATAATTACCTAACACCTGAGGAAATTATGTTCATATGCTAGAAGAGTGAAGAAACAAATTACTTGTAACTGTGAATGAAATTAATCTGAAGAATGGTGCAAACAAAAATACTTTAACAACACATACTTACTACCTTCGACACACAGTTGCAACTGCAGAACTGAAATGAATCAGGGTAAAACGGACGTCGCGGgaggggggcgggggggggggggtacgcAGGCAGGGAGTTCATAGTAATAAACACTGGATCTCAAAAAGCAACTCTTTACATACAAGATTCTAACCCTAACAATGGCGGCGCATTTCCCAAAATCTGGAAATGTAATAGTCAAGATTTAAAGAGGAATCTTACTTCATCTCCTACAGATGTTGAATCGAAGGTTACTCACACGTACCTTCCACTGCTCCCAGAACCACGACTACGCGGTCTATGAATCCGCCGGGGATGGGCCGGAGCAAAGAACTGGACGaagcagaggaagaagatgaagttgaGAGAGAAAATTGACTAATAGTAGAGGGGAATCGAACCGGAGCCGGCAAGGGAATAAAGGCTACGCGAGGTTACAGGACGGTGGGCCAACTCATTACTTCTTGTACAATACAGAAATCATACAGCTGAATACCgaaataaacatgtgcatatacaACGGTTAGCTGACGTGGAAGCACGCATCGCAAACAAAACGGACGACGTTGGGAGCACCGGTAGTTACCGGCTCCGCTAGAAGTGACTATCCGGTTGGCATACTCATAGTTGAATGAGAACAGAGTTAACCGCTTGTGGAATGGTGCCAGTACAGTAACATAGAATAGAAAATGGTATACATGAAGCTTTTTGTAACAAATAGGCAGAATATCATTTTTTTCCGAGAATTTAATGCATACACATTGATTCTGATCATTTAATAGTTTATATAAAAGATAAACTTAAGAAATTAAGCCAGCTTTGTGTATACATATTTATAAATGGTTCCCTCTTCTTTCCATTGTGTTGTCGTGCTACTCGTCGTTCCGTCTGCCTTCGTCTATCTGTTGTTACATGTTTTccatctaatttttttgttgcttCCATTTGGTTTTGGTTGTTGGTGCCTTTTTCTATTATCCTCACATCGCCTTCTTCCCTTCACTTGCTCTCTCAGGTTATAGGTGGCGTTGCAGCTTCGCTAGCTCCGAGGATGGATGGATCAGCGAGGTAATCATCACCAATCAATTTGTgcatctttttcttttctctatttTGTTTCCTTCTCTGTTCTGCTTTTCTTCTCCCTGAACTCAAAATttcataattcttttgtttataaGAAATCAAATATTCTGCTGAGTTGCATTGTTCAACTTTCTATTGTCGTTGCAATGTGTTCTTTTCTATACTAAGAAGTCATACTTGCGTGCATGTCCATGGAACAAATATGCAGGTTTCTCCGGTCAAGGATGTAGCGCACCGAGGCTATCAGTGGGAAGTTTTCGTGCGAATTGCACACATCTGGAATATAGGGATCGAGACGCAGCAATACTCATAGAAGTTGGACTTCATTTTTGTTAAGCGTGAGGTACTCCTCCACAAATCAGTACATAGCGATGCCTCAACTTACTACTTCTTCCCTGTGTGTAAATGACTTGAGTTATCAGGAATAGTGTACGGCCCTTTCTCTGGTAACAAATACTACTGTAATCTAGATTTGCTGTACTACAACTTAGTCAGCaatattctgtttttttttttttttgtatcgtcATAATATCACTACTTGCTCTATCTTTGTAAACTCTACAAACAGTCATTTTGATAGCTACCATTTTTCTACACAAAGAAAAACATATTAACTTGGTGCGTATGTGTGAAAGCCAACTAGATGTAAAGAATCTCAAGATATTGTTAGCACTACTTTGTAACCTGCATTATTCTCATCCTGAAACGTTCATGCGTGTGATACTTCGCTTCAGATCAGGGTTTAAATTGTTCTTTCTACACAGTACTTTAAGTAAAAAGCCGCAAAACTTTAGACCCTATTTCAGAAATGGTGCTTCAGTGAACCTGAACCCTTTTGAATTGTTTTGTGAAAACATGAACTCTTAGTGTGGAAGTGGAAATGTAATCAGGCACATTGACAGTTCAGGCAATGCTATTTCTGCTTTTCAAGTATTCTACTACTCCTACTTGATACTTCACGGGTCTTGAATATCAGTAAGAGTTTCATTAGGACCTCTCTTAGTCTGGTGAGAACtattttttttcgcgaaaacgcaaaagccttgcgtttcgatgcattgatagatactTCACGGGTCTTGAAGATACTTCACGGGTCTTGAAGATCAAGTCTGGTGACAACTATTCATTCTCATAGTCATAGGGCACCTCACTTTCTGCTACGTATCAATTTTTCACTCATATTTTCTGAGTGCTTTACCGATTCCCGCGGTTTTACATTGAGATATATACAAACACAGATCTTTAGGAGATCATGGTGCTTACTTTAATAGTATTTCAAATATATGCAGTTTCTTTACTGAATAAGGTGGTGTAGAAGCTCTGGCAGTTGTGTTTGCTGCCACCAAGTAAGTTACTGTAATACAAAAGGTAACATATTCATTATTTGTTCAGATCAAGCTGGGTTCAAACTCAATTTTTACCACTAGAGAAGATCCAACGGGTTGTGTGTTATATCTATCTAAAATAGCAACATGAGTCGCCAGTACCGTTCCTGGTGGGATGTTTAGGCATGCATCCTTATAGGCCTCATTCTAAGTTTATTGACCTATTTTTTTTCTTCCAAGGTCATTGATATGTTTTCAACTTTTCATGCATACTAGAATGACATCTTTTGCGACAAGCCTGATGCTTCTAGGCATGCTCCTGCAGAAACTTTATGTTTTTCAAGAACCTCCCTATAGTTTGTCTATAGTTTGTTTATCCTGGGACTTATGTATCCTCTTTCATGGAAAATCACATAAAGAATACTTCACATATCTATAGGTTATCTCTTACAGAGGTTATCTACAATCGACCTCCCCGATTCACACAAGCATTGATTTCACTATAATTTCTTTTATATATACAGACTTTGAACGCAACAATCAATACTCATGCTTACACAAGGAGCATGCATTCGTTTGTACTGAACATACAAATATAGAGGCATTAAATAAAATTTGTTTGTCTGAGTTACTTTGCTGTCACTGCTTCGAGACTTTCTTAGCAGCCAAACTTTTGCTCCACTGATGTCTTTATTATGCATATCGATATGtttctttttcgataaagggaatatactaATTCTGAAAAGACGTCAAGTTCTTTATGAATGTCAGGCGGCCAGACTGTAAAAATCAGGGGTGGCACCAGTTACATCTGGCCTATATCTGCAAGTGCGACCTTCGGTGGTTTCTTCCAACTCCTCGGTAGTAATCCGATAATTTCAAACGATGCTTGTAACTGGGGAACTTGGAGGGCGACAACAGTCTATCAGCCAAATGTCTGACAACAATTGGACTCTACGGGACATCATCAGAGTTTTGTGCAATTGCGCAAGGCATTTACCGAATCCGACCCGATTCTCTCCCTCGACACCCACCATCGATCGACCCCATAAAACCTGCTGCGCAGCGTTTGACGAATCAGATCCACCAAGAACGATGAGTCAATCCACCTCTGTGGTCGCCTTCTCCTTGAACCCACCCGCCGTAACGGAGCTGGACGCCTCTGGAGCCCTCCCGCCATGGATCCTCCTCGAGACAAGGGTCTACTTCGACCACCGCGACAACTCCACGGCGGCCAGCACCACGACAAGCAGAGACCAGCACGAGATCACCGTCTCCATCTGCTTCGCCGATCCGCCGGCGCTCTCCTACGTCTGCCTGCGCTGCCCTAGCCTCTCAACCAACAACTTCGTCGGCGAGCCCCGTGTTCTCCGCTCCGAGAAGcagttcctcctcctccacctgccgCTCACCTGGTCCACCAGCGGGGTCCTGAAGAGGTCAGACGAGTACTACATGTACCAGGTTATCCAGGGGAAACCCAAGCTCTCTCGTATTCCTGACCCGAATCCACGTAGCCTGCTCCTGCCGGATGATCTCGGCATTCACTGTGCTGCTGACTCTCCCGGAGAGTACATCCTCGCCGGCCTCTGCCTGACGCGTGATGTTCAGGCACACGAGCTCCACCTCTACTCGTCCAAGTCCAATGCCTGGACCATAAAACCTGCTCGCTTGGAGAATCCCAAGTTTGAGCCGCGGCTTCCTGTCACGCCGCACAAGGTGATCCTGCTGGGAGGAAGCCTGATAGGCTGGGTTGATCTTTGGAACGGCATTCTGGTATGCGACgtgctctctcgccgccggcgtcAGGTGTTGCTGCGGTTCATCCCGTTTCCTGGGAGGTTGCCTGGGAACACGTCCGATCATTTATGCCCATGGAAGTTCCGGGACGTCACCTGCGCCAACGGATCGCTCAAGTTCATCGAGATCGAGCATTACCCGGTACCGGCTGCGATCGAGAAAAGTGTTGCCGCAGATCCTCCAGACATAATCTACGATGATCCACCCCCAGTGCAGGAGCCTAACGACGATCTCGACACCAAGCCTCCTAGCGTATTTGGTTGGAGGTCCGTCATATGGAATAGAGTGCTTTCCGACAACTGTTGGCGGCTGGGGTGCAATGTTCGGTTTCATGACATATTGGTTGAGAACCCAAGCCCTCCTTCTGCTTTGCTGGCTGGCGATGCAGCGGGAAACTCGAAAACAATCGACTTGTTACCATCTTTCCCCAACCTGAGCATCCATGGTGACGATGTTGTCCACGCGAAATGCTTGGTGAGGTTGGACGTCCTCAAGTCACACATGGTCTCCATTGACATGAGAAGTAAAGCACTGAAAGCATTGGTACCTTGTACTGCCGCTAAACTGGATGCCTACTGCCCCCACTTCCCCTGCGTGTTGTCAAGACATCTGAGCAACACTCCAGGTAATTACTGAGCTGCTTGCATTAGGCGCTATTCAAAACAAAGGCTATGTGGTTCTTTTGAAGCTTGTTGCATTTCTCTTTCTTTCCTGTTTTTTGAAAAACAGGAATAGGGTGTAATAATCTGATGAATAAAGAAATGGTCCTTTACAGAAGAAAACAATAGAACCTGGGGTTGGGGTCTAGGTTGGAGGTTGGTCCTTTTTAACGAAGGAGACCTGTTAATGGCTAAATCTTGATGGTGTTGACTCACGAGTTTCCCTTTGCATCGTTCAAGTGGCTCTAGCCGCTATATGCATTGAACTACTGGCTAATAAATAATAGCTTGAATGTGCAGTTCAGCTTCACATTGAACCTTATTTTGTGATGGCTACTACAATGATTTGTCTTGAATTTAACTGCCTTTCGTGTGCCTGGGAAATGCAGATTTGCCTGAGGTTGTACAAGAAAGTAACTCTGAGAATGTGAATGCAACTCCGCCCCAGACTATTCAAGCAAGCCACTCTCAGAACATAACTGAAAATGAATGTCTAAGGCAAGTTTTACTCCTTCGAGAGAACTTCCAT contains:
- the LOC124699376 gene encoding uncharacterized protein LOC124699376, which encodes MLYVLCIYFAPSSGHFINLGYSPIVSNVDLIKDMNWCDHVADVLIEGIREYRDSKAVNVNVHGCVHVLLLIYIDMVKSPILEVPGGYPRVLYVTTELLDLLDLSDLKSSSSGRPEYGKLQIADSPYGEEFVTTATPNGRPTRSIHGCSSTAHTNVDVQKVLFDGMHQIEAQYSTSRDKIHAEMYETYKQKIHKIDSERSSAISALHKKISSLHESAAASPHTMKTVRTTKSVAHEPLPTKSVADPSSHGTIKEVNTTPTAAPPICSTPPEVSCLLNKASQSHNSSLSSYQRYLSVPIIIPMTVQNIPMYIFQFLCRKHLLNLPMAASVHQKLQKDVLIFRKIY